One region of Endozoicomonas sp. Mp262 genomic DNA includes:
- a CDS encoding MliC family protein — translation MSGAYRLLLSILWIMALVGCSSFSVQKEDAPHDDGLFSGESVRGRVLFMECTGGYEYPAHVQMNQAWLFLPEGPVRLEPQKAESGSRFSNDDYTFWLKEESGTLEAKEESPRHCQNNRARAVWAEAKLRGADYRAVGNEPGWYLELSLGGNLVYVGDYGTTRLLFKTPDPDVDQSRRTSTYKMNDGEHAMSVRIEGKECRDSMSGEVFDTTVTIYLDGKTLQGCGRALH, via the coding sequence ATGAGTGGTGCTTATCGGTTGTTATTGAGTATTTTGTGGATTATGGCGCTGGTGGGCTGTAGCTCATTCTCTGTACAAAAGGAAGATGCTCCCCATGATGATGGCCTCTTTTCCGGGGAGTCAGTGAGGGGGCGGGTGCTATTTATGGAATGTACAGGAGGATATGAGTACCCGGCACATGTGCAGATGAATCAGGCCTGGCTTTTTTTACCGGAAGGGCCAGTGCGACTGGAACCCCAAAAAGCTGAGAGCGGCTCGCGTTTTTCAAATGACGATTACACGTTTTGGCTAAAAGAGGAAAGTGGCACCCTGGAAGCTAAGGAAGAGTCTCCTCGTCACTGCCAGAATAATCGAGCCAGGGCTGTGTGGGCAGAGGCGAAGTTAAGGGGGGCTGACTACCGGGCTGTTGGCAATGAGCCTGGTTGGTACCTGGAGCTAAGTCTGGGAGGTAACCTGGTTTATGTGGGTGACTATGGCACTACCCGGTTGCTATTTAAGACGCCTGATCCCGATGTTGATCAGTCCCGGCGCACTTCAACCTATAAGATGAATGACGGGGAACATGCCATGAGTGTCCGCATTGAGGGGAAAGAGTGTCGTGACAGTATGAGTGGGGAGGTTTTTGATACAACGGTCACTATTTATCTGGATGGTAAAACGCTGCAAGGCTGTGGCCGGGCACTTCATTAA
- a CDS encoding OprD family porin has protein sequence MKYAFYYLSRAIVLLAGLTLYFQVQAAMNGPFEREDHHLSISLRNYYQYRQLKDYTPQYDEMPQRVVKTHDRQKAWGQGMAINFESATWGSESMGVGFDFSLYGGLKLNGENDRYGTTILKEDAPHYDAEHQRYLAKQESYGKLGLANINAYLADERWDMRLVGGWIPIEKPLLQTYHRLTPTSFQGVLAEAQISNVHLYGAWADKVSLYNWDKMENFTSQQPGKGGRYGKHEVINSIYTVGGGYKSDLGLGGHLAYAASESYLQLYFARIDYTFDLSETSTLLLDGHFYQGRENGDKWWGGAVTYGGFDKDAHLYNVNTKLTMDGLAILASFTQVKAEKKGGLGFFDGHLAYDAGNDFDDFDYWTKRQLSGFDHNGEKVWQLGVRYSFDKDQVPGLSLGYTYTEGRDIEASDNRIFPDKYEESEHNIELKYAFQQPELDGLQLTILYAWNKMDKEISQLKNDNKWLYKGMSDTRVFLDYVLKVF, from the coding sequence ATGAAGTACGCTTTTTATTATCTCTCGAGAGCCATTGTCCTTTTGGCGGGTTTGACACTTTATTTCCAGGTACAGGCAGCAATGAATGGCCCTTTTGAAAGGGAAGACCATCATTTATCAATAAGCCTGCGTAATTATTATCAATACCGGCAGCTTAAAGATTACACGCCGCAATATGATGAAATGCCCCAGAGGGTTGTAAAAACCCATGACAGGCAGAAGGCCTGGGGGCAAGGCATGGCTATTAACTTTGAATCGGCCACATGGGGCAGTGAGTCTATGGGGGTGGGCTTTGATTTTTCCCTTTATGGTGGGCTTAAGTTGAATGGCGAGAATGACCGGTATGGGACAACAATCCTTAAGGAGGATGCGCCTCATTATGATGCTGAACACCAGCGCTACCTGGCTAAGCAGGAAAGCTATGGGAAACTGGGTCTGGCAAATATTAATGCCTACCTGGCTGATGAAAGGTGGGATATGCGTCTCGTGGGAGGCTGGATACCTATTGAAAAGCCGCTGCTGCAAACCTATCACCGCCTGACTCCAACGAGTTTTCAAGGTGTTTTAGCTGAGGCTCAAATCAGTAACGTTCACTTATATGGGGCGTGGGCGGATAAAGTTTCCTTGTATAACTGGGACAAAATGGAAAATTTTACCAGCCAGCAGCCGGGTAAAGGTGGACGTTATGGTAAGCATGAAGTCATCAATTCCATTTACACTGTGGGCGGTGGTTATAAAAGTGACTTGGGGTTGGGAGGACATCTTGCTTACGCAGCGAGTGAGTCTTACCTGCAATTATATTTTGCCCGGATTGACTATACATTTGATTTGTCTGAAACCAGCACATTACTCCTGGACGGCCATTTTTATCAAGGCCGGGAAAATGGTGATAAATGGTGGGGTGGAGCTGTCACATATGGTGGCTTTGATAAAGACGCTCATTTGTATAACGTGAATACGAAGTTAACCATGGATGGTTTGGCAATACTGGCTTCATTCACGCAGGTTAAGGCTGAAAAAAAAGGCGGGCTGGGTTTTTTTGACGGGCACCTGGCTTATGATGCCGGAAATGATTTTGATGATTTTGATTATTGGACCAAAAGACAGCTGTCAGGCTTTGATCATAACGGGGAAAAAGTATGGCAGCTGGGGGTTCGGTATTCATTTGATAAGGATCAGGTTCCAGGATTGTCCCTGGGGTATACCTATACAGAAGGGCGTGACATAGAGGCATCGGATAACAGAATCTTTCCCGATAAGTATGAAGAGTCTGAGCACAATATTGAATTAAAGTATGCATTTCAACAGCCGGAGCTGGACGGACTGCAACTCACCATATTGTATGCCTGGAATAAGATGGATAAGGAAATCAGTCAGCTGAAAAATGATAATAAGTGGCTCTATAAGGGGATGTCTGATACCCGTGTATTTTTAGACTATGTGCTAAAGGTCTTTTGA
- a CDS encoding class I SAM-dependent methyltransferase: protein MTESLYDYILETGIRESRLLQQLREKTHQRPDAVMQIAPEQGQLMNLLVKLTNAKKIIEIGVFTGYSSLAMATALPSEGYILACDINEETTTIARNFWKQAEVADKINLQLGPALETLKQALADNQQESFDLAFIDADKTPYDQYYEYSLKLLRQGGLIILDNTLQSGRVADSKYHDEDTEALKQLNLKIKHDERVDMVLLPIADGITLVRKR from the coding sequence ATGACCGAATCACTGTATGACTACATCCTGGAAACAGGCATTAGAGAATCCAGACTCTTGCAGCAATTAAGGGAAAAGACCCACCAGCGCCCTGATGCAGTCATGCAAATTGCACCGGAACAGGGGCAATTAATGAATTTACTGGTCAAGCTGACAAATGCCAAAAAAATTATAGAAATAGGGGTATTTACCGGATACAGCTCATTAGCCATGGCTACCGCCCTGCCCTCAGAAGGTTATATCCTTGCCTGTGATATCAATGAAGAAACCACCACCATCGCACGCAACTTCTGGAAGCAGGCTGAAGTGGCTGACAAAATAAACCTTCAACTAGGCCCGGCTCTTGAGACATTAAAACAGGCCCTGGCAGATAATCAGCAGGAAAGCTTTGACCTTGCCTTTATTGATGCCGATAAAACACCCTATGACCAATACTACGAATACAGCCTAAAGCTACTTCGGCAAGGCGGTCTGATAATCCTTGATAACACCTTACAAAGTGGCAGGGTTGCAGATAGCAAGTACCATGATGAAGATACTGAAGCATTGAAACAGTTGAACCTGAAAATAAAACACGATGAACGGGTGGATATGGTTCTATTACCCATTGCAGATGGCATTACTTTGGTACGGAAACGTTGA